In Risungbinella massiliensis, a single window of DNA contains:
- a CDS encoding MarR family winged helix-turn-helix transcriptional regulator produces the protein MKYEPLDNIGIFIHSIDLAITNYVNNQLAPFLLTSEQNLIMALLWRREGISQNEISAKLNKDKAGVARMIAALEKKGYIYRQICPSDRRSVEVYLTEKGRDFGKDVIPINRNITHRISKGMTSEEISELRRLLMKVRDNVSQT, from the coding sequence ATGAAATACGAACCATTAGATAACATTGGGATCTTCATTCATTCTATTGATTTGGCAATTACCAACTATGTAAATAACCAGTTAGCCCCTTTTCTATTAACCTCTGAGCAAAATTTAATTATGGCGCTTCTCTGGAGAAGAGAAGGAATTTCACAAAATGAGATTTCAGCAAAATTGAATAAGGATAAAGCTGGTGTTGCTCGGATGATTGCTGCTCTAGAAAAAAAGGGGTATATTTACAGACAGATATGTCCAAGTGATCGACGTTCCGTTGAGGTTTATTTAACGGAAAAAGGGCGAGATTTCGGAAAAGATGTCATTCCGATCAATCGAAACATTACTCATCGTATAAGCAAGGGAATGACAAGTGAAGAAATATCGGAATTACGAAGACTGTTAATGAAAGTTCGGGACAATGTCAGTCAAACTTAG
- a CDS encoding arylamine N-acetyltransferase family protein: MNKVEQYLNRIGITPRLTNPRDLLQEIHYRHFLTVPFENLDIVHFQKPLSMNPEIVWEKVVHNHRGGLCFETNSLSYYVLTELGYQVDFISGGFWNDVDQKWAPPYSHLALLVTLADELYLYDVGVGGGPVYPLQLKEGYLQHDPTGTYQITQSKQDPSNWYTIEQKTEKGWTRKFGVSTFSCKLENFHDSLIQIQTDPNSIFRQNKLVSKNTEDGRISLTNDFLTVTKDGIKIKEPIYNEKEWSRILWEYFGIKA, from the coding sequence ATGAACAAAGTAGAGCAGTATCTAAATCGAATTGGAATAACCCCCCGATTAACAAATCCTAGAGATCTCCTTCAAGAGATTCACTATCGGCATTTTCTAACGGTTCCCTTTGAAAATTTGGATATTGTCCATTTTCAAAAACCTCTATCAATGAACCCGGAGATAGTCTGGGAGAAGGTCGTCCATAATCATCGTGGTGGGCTTTGTTTCGAGACTAACAGCCTCTCCTACTATGTATTAACAGAGTTAGGCTACCAAGTAGATTTCATCTCGGGAGGATTTTGGAATGATGTAGACCAAAAATGGGCGCCCCCTTACTCCCATCTGGCCCTACTTGTCACCTTAGCAGATGAGCTCTATCTTTATGACGTTGGAGTGGGCGGTGGGCCAGTCTATCCATTACAACTAAAAGAAGGATATCTCCAACATGATCCTACTGGCACATATCAGATTACTCAATCAAAACAAGACCCATCCAATTGGTACACCATTGAACAGAAGACGGAAAAGGGCTGGACTAGAAAGTTCGGAGTTTCCACTTTTTCATGTAAGTTAGAGAACTTTCATGATAGTCTGATCCAGATCCAAACAGATCCCAATAGTATATTTCGTCAAAACAAGTTGGTTAGTAAAAACACCGAAGATGGTCGGATCTCCCTAACGAACGACTTTTTGACTGTCACGAAAGATGGGATTAAAATTAAAGAACCTATTTATAATGAAAAAGAGTGGTCAAGAATACTTTGGGAGTATTTCGGAATAAAAGCGTAA
- a CDS encoding LOG family protein encodes MKRICVFAGSNPGNEPIYREVAEQLGKHIAQMDYELVYGGSRIGLMGSVANAALQHKGTVIGIMPTGLFAGEMVHPDLTKLMEVKDMHERKAQMRELSDAFIALPGGLGTFEEILEMVSWGQLGIHQKPVGLLNINGFYEPLLAMVEQAIQAGFIPANQRELLVIDNDPTKLIEKLQHYQPPSKVNKWSELTD; translated from the coding sequence ATGAAACGAATCTGTGTCTTTGCTGGATCTAATCCAGGAAACGAGCCAATCTATCGCGAAGTAGCCGAACAATTAGGGAAACACATTGCCCAAATGGATTATGAGCTAGTATATGGGGGTTCTCGTATTGGATTGATGGGAAGCGTTGCAAATGCGGCGCTACAACATAAAGGTACTGTTATTGGAATTATGCCTACTGGATTATTTGCAGGAGAGATGGTACATCCTGACCTGACGAAATTAATGGAAGTAAAAGATATGCATGAACGAAAAGCCCAAATGAGGGAACTTTCAGATGCTTTTATTGCATTGCCTGGCGGATTAGGAACTTTTGAAGAGATTTTAGAGATGGTAAGTTGGGGTCAATTAGGGATCCACCAAAAACCAGTTGGTCTACTTAATATTAATGGCTTTTATGAGCCTTTACTCGCTATGGTAGAACAAGCAATCCAAGCAGGATTTATCCCAGCTAACCAACGTGAGCTACTAGTTATCGATAATGATCCAACCAAATTGATCGAGAAGCTACAACATTATCAACCACCATCGAAAGTGAACAAATGGAGTGAGCTAACAGACTAA
- a CDS encoding MazG nucleotide pyrophosphohydrolase domain-containing protein, which produces MELRDLQRKVDEIYQERGWRELDPYIRVGFLMEEVGELARAVRALEIGRDRPDESRTETEWKQELLEELGDVLGNVVLLAGKYGLSLEEIVQVHTQKLAKRYGKK; this is translated from the coding sequence ATGGAATTGCGAGATTTGCAACGAAAAGTGGATGAAATTTACCAAGAACGAGGTTGGCGAGAGTTAGATCCATATATTCGAGTTGGTTTTTTAATGGAAGAAGTAGGGGAGTTAGCTAGAGCAGTACGTGCTTTAGAGATCGGGAGAGATCGTCCTGATGAAAGTAGGACTGAAACAGAGTGGAAGCAAGAGTTATTAGAAGAGTTAGGTGATGTGTTAGGAAATGTAGTATTGCTCGCGGGTAAATATGGTCTGTCTTTGGAGGAAATTGTACAAGTACATACCCAGAAGTTAGCGAAACGTTATGGTAAGAAATGA
- a CDS encoding VOC family protein, producing the protein MNIQSVNHITLRVASLEVSIPFYTEMLGMKLVHRGKTDCYLEAGSVWLCLLEKHGYEEISATQYGFDHVAFTVSEEDFHLAVNKLRTYRITFDREPVFRGGGWSTQFRDPNGICLELFTGSLAKRMENWT; encoded by the coding sequence GTGAACATACAATCTGTTAATCACATAACTTTAAGGGTTGCTTCATTGGAAGTTAGTATTCCCTTTTATACCGAAATGCTAGGAATGAAGTTAGTGCACCGAGGAAAGACCGATTGTTATCTAGAAGCAGGGAGTGTTTGGCTCTGTCTTCTAGAAAAGCATGGTTACGAAGAAATATCTGCTACTCAGTATGGATTCGATCATGTAGCATTCACTGTCTCTGAGGAAGATTTTCATTTAGCGGTTAACAAACTTCGTACTTACCGGATTACGTTTGATCGAGAGCCCGTCTTTCGTGGGGGCGGCTGGTCTACTCAATTCCGTGATCCAAATGGGATCTGTTTAGAGTTA